One Rosa chinensis cultivar Old Blush chromosome 5, RchiOBHm-V2, whole genome shotgun sequence genomic region harbors:
- the LOC112202139 gene encoding uncharacterized protein LOC112202139 isoform X1: MNMCSCLFKYFLCVLDNSRQHIASQVRRLICEMLHKRDEVLAWKNVPYPNICFCPSMPTETPQSYPIQSTLVSSHTSDAHAASSPSNKQMLVSPNVSPFWVPSVNGPVLSVLDVAPLSLIGRYMDDIDTAVQGNRWRFKETISDICLEKEPLFPLPNFPSCAQACEVVSGMGSSAVNVVPSSPSQPPKKSLATAIVESTKKRSSALVPREIANLAQRFYPLFNPALYPHKPPRAPLQLSHRVLYTDAEDELLALGLMEYNTDWKAIQQRFLPCKSKHQVIGFVDQEKGQKQHALHSHRNEGGEKELEHVGNCICACQFH; the protein is encoded by the exons ATGAACATGTGCAGCTGCTTATTCAAGTATTTTCTCTGTGTACTTGATAACTCCAGGCAACATATTGCCTCTCAGGTTCGGAGATTGATCTGTGAGATGCTCCACAAGCGTGATGAAGTACTGGCATGGAAAAATGTACCATATCCAAATATTTGCTTTTGCCCATCAATGCCAACTGAAACACCTCAATCCTACCCGATACAAAGCACTTTAGTGTCATCCCACACATCTGATGCGCATGCAGCGTCTTCTCCTTCCAATAAGCAGATGTTAGTTTCCCCAAATGTCTCTCCTTTCTGGGTGCCTTCTGTAAATGGCCCTGTGCTATCTGTCCTGGATGTAGCTCCACTTAGTTTGATTGGGAGATACATGGATGATATTGATACTG CTGTCCAGGGGAATCGATGGCGTTTCAAGGAAACTATTTCTGATATTTGCCTTGAAAAAGAGCCTTTGTTTCCCCTTCCTAACTTCCCATCATGTGCTCAAGCCTGTGAAGTTGTAAGTGGGATGGGTTCCTCAGCTGTCAATGTGGTTCCATCTTCACCTAGTCAACCACCAAAGAAGTCACTGGCTACAGCAATTGTTGAAAGTACCAAGAAGCGATCAAGTGCTTTAGTCCCAAGGGAAATCGCAAACTTGGCCCAGAGATTTTATCCTCTGTTTAATCCAGCATTATATCCCCATAAGCCACCCCGCGCCCCCCTGCAGCTGTCACATCGGGTGCTTTACACTGATGCAGAAGATGA GTTATTAGCATTGGGGTTAATGGAATATAATACTGATTGGAAGGCAATCCAACAACGTTTTCTTCCTTGCAAATCTAAGCACCAG GTAATTGGTTTTGTTGATCAGGAGAAGGGTCAGAAACAGCATGCTCTTCACAGTCACAGAAATgaagggggagagaaggaactTGAACACGTTGGAAACTGTATTTGTGCTTGCCAGTTCCACTAA
- the LOC112202139 gene encoding uncharacterized protein LOC112202139 isoform X2, with the protein MNMCSCLFKYFLCVLDNSRQHIASQVRRLICEMLHKRDEVLAWKNVPYPNICFCPSMPTETPQSYPIQSTLVSSHTSDAHAASSPSNKQMLVSPNVSPFWVPSVNGPVLSVLDVAPLSLIGRYMDDIDTAVQGNRWRFKETISDICLEKEPLFPLPNFPSCAQACEVVSGMGSSAVNVVPSSPSQPPKKSLATAIVESTKKRSSALVPREIANLAQRFYPLFNPALYPHKPPRAPLQLSHRVLYTDAEDELLALGLMEYNTDWKAIQQRFLPCKSKHQIFVRQKNRCSSRTPETFI; encoded by the exons ATGAACATGTGCAGCTGCTTATTCAAGTATTTTCTCTGTGTACTTGATAACTCCAGGCAACATATTGCCTCTCAGGTTCGGAGATTGATCTGTGAGATGCTCCACAAGCGTGATGAAGTACTGGCATGGAAAAATGTACCATATCCAAATATTTGCTTTTGCCCATCAATGCCAACTGAAACACCTCAATCCTACCCGATACAAAGCACTTTAGTGTCATCCCACACATCTGATGCGCATGCAGCGTCTTCTCCTTCCAATAAGCAGATGTTAGTTTCCCCAAATGTCTCTCCTTTCTGGGTGCCTTCTGTAAATGGCCCTGTGCTATCTGTCCTGGATGTAGCTCCACTTAGTTTGATTGGGAGATACATGGATGATATTGATACTG CTGTCCAGGGGAATCGATGGCGTTTCAAGGAAACTATTTCTGATATTTGCCTTGAAAAAGAGCCTTTGTTTCCCCTTCCTAACTTCCCATCATGTGCTCAAGCCTGTGAAGTTGTAAGTGGGATGGGTTCCTCAGCTGTCAATGTGGTTCCATCTTCACCTAGTCAACCACCAAAGAAGTCACTGGCTACAGCAATTGTTGAAAGTACCAAGAAGCGATCAAGTGCTTTAGTCCCAAGGGAAATCGCAAACTTGGCCCAGAGATTTTATCCTCTGTTTAATCCAGCATTATATCCCCATAAGCCACCCCGCGCCCCCCTGCAGCTGTCACATCGGGTGCTTTACACTGATGCAGAAGATGA GTTATTAGCATTGGGGTTAATGGAATATAATACTGATTGGAAGGCAATCCAACAACGTTTTCTTCCTTGCAAATCTAAGCACCAG ATTTTTGTCAGGCAGAAAAATCGTTGCTCATCAAGGACACCAGAAACCTTTATATGA
- the LOC112201706 gene encoding uncharacterized protein LOC112201706 has translation MVGKLLTAREYSRHSFLGMFRSAWRINGRLSVEEVGEDDRVLFTFTDPSDVDRVWKGGPWGYNRAPVALAPYNGISPASEIPLKKSSYWMTLQGVPPAFRSERIMHPIGSTLGDFKEFDRPTFQTRVLRIRVKIDYAKPLLFCRRFWVEDEVQFMVQFRYDKLFGRCGTCGLVTHVGLPCLGPDLEEDSDTPVGAVAQPTALAMLPGQENPNNNRVVVNNQTLIFKAQIPNSIPKALKGSTSSSSTPHSLRATN, from the coding sequence ATGGTGGGAAAGCTGCTCACGGCGCGAGAATACTCCCGTCACTCTTTCCTTGGCATGTTCCGATCTGCATGGCGGATCAATGGCAGACTGAGCGTTGAAGAAGTTGGAGAAGATGACAGGGTCCTGTTCACTTTCACAGATCCCTCTGATGTGGATAGGGTTTGGAAAGGTGGACCGTGGGGCTACAACAGGGCTCCTGTAGCACTAGCGCCGTACAACGGTATCAGTCCGGCAAGCGAGATACCACTGAAGAAATCATCCTACTGGATGACGCTGCAAGGAGTACCGCCGGCGTTCAGGTCTGAGCGTATTATGCACCCGATCGGTAGTACGCTGGGAGATTTCAAGGAGTTTGATCGTCCGACTTTCCAGACCCGAGTCCTGCGCATCAGGGTCAAGATCGACTATGCCAAGCCTCTCTTGTTTTGTCGCCGCTTCTGGGTGGAAGATGAAGTTCAATTTATGGTGCAATTTCGGTACGATAAGTTGTTTGGCAGATGCGGTACCTGTGGCCTAGTTACCCACGTTGGCCTTCCTTGTTTAGGGCCGGATCTGGAAGAAGATAGTGATACACCAGTTGGAGCGGTAGCGCAGCCCACGGCCTTGGCAATGCTACCGGGACAAGAAAACCCTAATAACAATAGGGTGGTGGTAAACAATCAAACCTTGATCTTCAAGGCTCAGATACCAAATAGCATACCGAAAGCTTTGAAAGGCTCAACATCATCTTCATCGACCCCCCATTCCCTCCGAGCGACGAACTGA